A window of the Citrus sinensis cultivar Valencia sweet orange chromosome 9, DVS_A1.0, whole genome shotgun sequence genome harbors these coding sequences:
- the LOC102623927 gene encoding coumarin 8-geranyltransferase 1b, chloroplastic-like, which produces MLQMLAFSSFSPKYHPYVQHSRCVKTYQPPVTHIHGVLNRNQGKKYAIKCSENSFYPTNRITERNDVVCKPFNNNDRVTAVTLQDGYASKSEDEDGSPKNVFLKNLNALYRFMYPYACFGVLMATTSNSLLPVEKLADLTPTFFIGLLKPLVPLVLMHIYGVAVNQVADVEIDKVNKPYMPLASGEFSMETGIAITWISALMSLASAIMLQSPPLVLGVIAWLFISTAYSAQLPFLRWKGNSFLAAVCMVFMCGLLPQVPFFFHVQKYLLGRPMEITKPLMFASAFMTCLSVAIAFVKDLHDVEGDREHGIQTLSVMLGKEKVFWLSVYMLSTAYGAAVLVGASSSFLLSKLVTIIGHATLLLFLWHRARNVDLSNNESIFSFYMFIWQLYYAEYLLIHFVR; this is translated from the exons GTTGCGTTAAAACATACCAACCGCCGGTGACGCATATTCATGGCGTTCTGAACAGAAATCAAGGCAAGAAGTACGCTATCAAATGCTCggaaaattcattttatccTACCAATAGAATTACTGAGAGAAACGACGTCGTCTGCAAGCCGTTCAACAATAATGACCGTGTTACCGCTGTCACGTTGCAAGATGGATATGCATCAAAATCTGAGGATGAAGATGGGAGTCCAAAGAATGTTTTTCTCAAGAACTTAAATGCACTCTACCGTTTTATGTATCCATATGCTTGTTTTGGCGTT CTTATGGCGACAACGTCGAATTCTCTTCTTCCGGTAGAAAAACTCGCTGACTTGACTCCCACCTTCTTCATAGGATTATTGAAG CCTTTGGTGCCTTTAGTACTGATGCACATTTACGGGGTGGCCGTAAACCAGGTGGCTGATGTTGAAATAGACAAG GTCAACAAGCCTTATATGCCCCTTGCTTCGGGTGAATTTTCAATGGAAACTGGGATTGCAATTACTTGGATATCTGCATTGATG AGTCTGGCTTCCGCAATTATGCTACAATCTCCACCACTTGTTTTGGGCGTCATCGCATGGCTTTTTATTTCAACCGCTTACTCCGCACAG CTTCCCTTTCTTAGATGGAAGGGAAATTCATTTCTAGCCGCAGTCTGTATGGTGTTTATGTGCGGACTTCTACCACAAGTTCCTTTCTTCTTCCACGTCCag AAATATCTGCTTGGTAGACCAATGGAAATCACGAAACCATTGATGTTTGCAAGTGCTTTCATGACCTGCCTATCCGTTGCAATTGCATTTGTCAAG GATTTACATGATGTTGAAGGCGACAGAGAACATGGCATTCAAACACTCAGTGTCATGCTagggaaagaaaaa GTATTTTGGCTGTCTGTTTATATGCTCTCCACTGCTTATGGAGCCGCGGTATTAGTTGGAGCTTCCTCGTCTTTCCTGCTAAGCAAGCTCGTAACG ATAATAGGCCACGCCAcacttcttttatttctttggcaTCGAGCTCGAAATGTTGATCTCTCTAACAACGaatcaatattttctttttacatgtTTATTTGGCAG TTATACTATGCGGAATACCTCCTTATTCATTTTGTACGCTAA
- the LOC102626298 gene encoding 5'-adenylylsulfate reductase 3, chloroplastic-like, translating to MALSSSSSAAAPLLNGSGSISSCYYRRHHKASWLYSDRRTLSLVPSSTVGRNPFVIVKKPLRAELKSSDSSAVPDLANTLIAPAEVEGKIESTDDHEDYEKLARDMESASPLEIMDKAFEYFGNDIAIAFSGAEDVVLIEYAKLTGRPFRVFSLDTGRLNPETHQFFDTVEKHYGIRIEYTFPNAVEVQALVRTNGLFSFYEDGHQECCRIRKVRPLKRALKGLRAWITGQRKDQSPGTRAEIPVVQIDTSFEGIDGGIGSLVKWNPLANVKGQDIWNFLRAMNIPINSLHSQGYISIGCEPCTRPVLPGQHEREGRWWWEDAKAKECGLHNGNIKQEELSQHISINGNSVAQHTNGSAPASDLFNSQKLVSFRRTGIENLARLQSRKDPWLIVLYAPW from the exons ATggctctctcttcttcttcttctgctgCTGCTCCTCTTCTTAACGGCAGCGGCTCCATCTCTTCTTGTTATTACCGCCGTCACCATAAAG CTTCGTGGCTTTATTCTGATCGACGGACGTTGTCGTTGGTTCCATCATCGACCGTTGGAAGAAATCCGTTCGTGATTGTGAAAAAGCCATTACGTGCGGAGCTTAAAAGTAGCGACTCCTCGGCTGTTCCTGATCTTGCCAACACTTTGATAGCTCCCGCAG aagTTGAAGGTAAGATTGAGAGTACTGATGATCATGAGGACTATGAGAAATTGGCAAGAGATATGGAAAGCGCTTCTCCGCTTGAAATAATGGACAAAGCATTTGAATATTTCGGAAACGACATTGCCATTGCTTTCag TGGAGCTGAGGATGTGGTCTTGATTGAGTATGCCAAATTAACTGGCAGACCTTTCAGGGTATTCAGTTTGGATACTGGAAGGCTGAATCCTGAGACGCATCAGTTCTTTGACACTGTTGAGAAGCACTATGGAATTCGGATTGAGTATACGTTCCCGAATGCTGTAGAGGTTCAAGCTCTAGTGAGGACCAATGGtctcttctctttttatgAAGACGGGCACCAAGAGTGCTGCAGAATCAGGAAGGTGAGGCCACTAAAGAGGGCACTTAAGGGTCTCCGAGCTTGGATCACCGGGCAAAGAAAAGATCAATCTCCAGGCACGAGAGCAGAGATTCCAGTTGTCCAGATAGATACTTCTTTTGAAGGAATTGATGGTGGTATAGGCAGCTTGGTGAAGTGGAATCCTCTGGCTAATGTGAAAGGACAAGACATATGGAACTTCCTTCGAGCCATGAACATACCTATCAATTCCCTGCACTCACAAGGGTACATCTCAATTGGGTGCGAGCCTTGCACAAGGCCGGTGCTGCCAGGGCAACATGAGCGGGAAGGAAGGTGGTGGTGGGAGGATGCTAAGGCTAAAGAGTGTGGTCTTCACAATGGGAATATCAAACAAGAAGAGTTGTCCCAACACATCAGCATCAACGGAAATAGTGTTGCTCAACATACAAATGGGAGTGCCCCTGCCTCTGACCTCTTTAATAGCCAAAAGTTGGTTAGCTTTAGGAGAACTGGGATAGAGAACTTGGCTAGATTGCAAAGCCGGAAAGATCCCTGGCTCATTGTGCTTTATGCTCCCTGGTGA